The proteins below are encoded in one region of Lytechinus pictus isolate F3 Inbred chromosome 11, Lp3.0, whole genome shotgun sequence:
- the LOC129270833 gene encoding histone H2A deubiquitinase MYSM1-like isoform X2 encodes MEARSSLQQFAVCKNDNRLKIKPGYLNKTSARNGLRNSCDVNQIGAIHQYLESIGAINFGATNPLEQSLRKRRSTLERWSHLQDSDAKTNRLESMRPRKQFYRKYSEGIEEGSGIEKPKKQKSKQTKAPAYDPFKLIECHRFSRVLPAPFIVKVKGDAIVIMDVHSHLSTTEVIGLLGGYFDPEQGVLDIKIARPCRSISTGMQCEMDPVSQTEACEEIQSSGCRVVGWYHSHPTFSPNPSVRDIETQGHFQDWFSQDTKSPFIGVIVSPYHTRQLVTSQINYLTVSQEWSPDHQCWRPYKFDFSVYQDRHVAYSHHHLLSTASHLITEFAQYKYRVEMLWVCPGQSGITYLEKMIKSISTNLCGEEEAKEETLSKLKSMVYAQYNSPTVIKDSTIDPTLPYDPPP; translated from the exons ATGGAGGCACGTAGTTCTCTTCAACAATTTGCTGTCTGCAAGAATGATAACag gttaaaGATCAAGCCGGGCTACCTGAATAAAACCTCGGCAAGGAATGGATTAAGGAACAGCTGTGATGTTAACCAGATAGGAGCCATTCACCAATACTTGGAGTCTATTGGAGCAATCAACTTTGGGGCAA CCAACCCATTAGAACAGAGTCTAAGGAAAAGAAGGAGCACCCTTGAACGTTGGTCTCACTTACAAGATTCTGATGCTAAGACTAACAGGCTGGAATCGATG AGACCAAGAAAACAGTTCTACAGGAAGTACTCTGAGGGTATTGAAGAAGGTTCCGGGATCGAGAAGccaaaaaa ACAAAAATCAAAACAGACCAAAGCCCCAGCCTATGATCCTTTCAAGCTGATAGAGTGCCACAGGTTCTCCAGAGTTTTACCG GCCCCATTCATTGTGAAAGTCAAAGGAGATGCAATAGTGATCATGGATGTG CATTCTCATCTTTCTACTACTGAAGTGATTGGTCTTCTTGGGGGTTACTTTGATCCTGAACAAGGCGTCCTTGACATTAAGATTGCTAGACCTTGTAGGAGTATTAGTACGGGCATGCAGTGTGAGATGGACCCAG TATCCCAGACAGAAGCTTGTGAAGAAATCCAGTCTTCGGGGTGCAGAGTGGTCGGATGGTACCACAGCCATCCAACGTTCAGTCCTAATCCATCGGTCAGGGATATTGAGACACAAGGTCACTTTCAG GATTGGTTCAGCCAAGATACAAAGAGCCCATTCATCGGTGTTATAGTGAGTCCTTATCATACCAGACAGCTTGTTACATCTCAGATCAACTATCTAACAGTCAGCCAAGAGTGGTCACCTGACCATCAATGCT GGAGACCATACAAGTTTGATTTCTCCGTCTATCAAGACAGACATGTGGCTTATTCTCACCATCACCTCCTCTCTACGGCTTCACATCTTATCACAGAGTTTGCTCAGTACAAATA TCGAGTTGAGATGTTGTGGGTCTGCCCTGGTCAGTCTGGAATCACATACCTTGAAAAG ATGATTAAGTCCATTAGTACCAATCTGTGTGGAGAAGAGGAAGCCAAGGAGGAGACTCTATCCAAGCTGAAGTCCATGGTGTATGCTCAATACAATAGTCCTACCGTTATTAAAGACTCTACCATAGATCCTACCCTCCCATATGATCCTCCACCTTGA
- the LOC129270833 gene encoding uncharacterized protein LOC129270833 isoform X1 — MEARSSLQQFAVCKNDNRLKIKPGYLNKTSARNGLRNSCDVNQIGAIHQYLESIGAINFGATNPLEQSLRKRRSTLERWSHLQDSDAKTNRLESMRPRKQFYRKYSEGIEEGSGIEKPKNFNMASSHEQCLGQYSQLCAQETIAVENPDGERPCNEEEYEKVVVKDDVYHRGVCYEDFETRCHPKDKIKQVGKEMAEQYGLSYSWREDRNLFFSVCVKDSNVVVPKCITVFHDGTWEVSVVGSKLDSSADLLRGIPEVLDEISAKVLVEKVAKAKICKGNEEYVSFFRDRDMKGYAIDSYQSVETVRSTKCKLFSGYKERCCVCTILRSDLASKKRRIDKMSSEMRTDVSSRANLNSLTKSQLIERARNLQKERKQLMKQQQRLKERFDHLFGDKNVPKKTGECTGIDVAQASDKNETLVEDESSSDDSC; from the exons ATGGAGGCACGTAGTTCTCTTCAACAATTTGCTGTCTGCAAGAATGATAACag gttaaaGATCAAGCCGGGCTACCTGAATAAAACCTCGGCAAGGAATGGATTAAGGAACAGCTGTGATGTTAACCAGATAGGAGCCATTCACCAATACTTGGAGTCTATTGGAGCAATCAACTTTGGGGCAA CCAACCCATTAGAACAGAGTCTAAGGAAAAGAAGGAGCACCCTTGAACGTTGGTCTCACTTACAAGATTCTGATGCTAAGACTAACAGGCTGGAATCGATG AGACCAAGAAAACAGTTCTACAGGAAGTACTCTGAGGGTATTGAAGAAGGTTCCGGGATCGAGAAGccaaaaaa tttCAACATGGCATCCAGCCATGAACAATGCTTGGGACAATACAGTCAACTTTGTGCTCAAGAGACGATCGCTGTTGAGAATCCAGATGGCGAGAGACCATGCAACGAGGAAGAATATGAGAAAGTAGTAGTTAAAGATGATGTCTATCATCGTGGTGTATGCTATGAAGACTTTGAGACGAGGTGTCACCctaaagacaaaataaagcaagTAGGAAAGGAAATGGCGGAACAATATGGACTTTCTTACAGCTGGCGAGAAGATAGAAATCTCTTCTTTTCGGTCTGTGTGAAAGACAGCAATGTAGTGGTGCCAAAATGCATTACCGTATTTCACGATGGTACGTGGGAGGTATCAGTGGTTGGGAGTAAGTTGGACTCCAGTGCTGACCTACTTCGAGGTATCCCAGAAGTACTGGATGAAATATCAGCCAAAGTCTTAGTGGAAAAGGTTGCCAAAGCAAAGATCTGTAAGGGAAATGAAGAATATGTGTCATTTTTTAGAGACCGGGACATGAAGGGATATGCCATCGACTCTTACCAGTCTGTCGAGACCGTACGAAGTACCAAATGTAAACTATTCAGTGGCTACAAGGAAAGGTGCTGCGTGTGCACCATTCTGCGGAGTGATCTAGCTTCCAAGAAAAGAAGAATAGACAAAATGAGTTCCGAAATGCGTACTGACGTATCCTCCAGAGCCAATCTGAACTCTCTGACGAAGAGCCAGTTGATAGAGAGGGCCAGAAACCTACAAAAGGAGCGCAAGCAGTTGATGAAGCAACAGCAAAGACTCAAGGAAAGGTTCGATCATTTGTTTGGAGATAAGAATGTTCCTAAAAAGACTGGCGAATGTACTGGGATAGACGTGGCCCAAGCATCAGATAAAAATGAAACACTTGTGGAAGATGAGTCATCAAGTGATGATTCATGCTAG